A section of the Humulus lupulus chromosome 2, drHumLupu1.1, whole genome shotgun sequence genome encodes:
- the LOC133814464 gene encoding uncharacterized protein LOC133814464, protein MAETRSSIRNLETQMGQLATLMANRAQGNLPSTTEVNPKENCKAITLRSGKNYVGPSEKQPVEEVGQDQQAQAPTQKEKKHSEKKATEGIPTKEASPPISIEHHIKIPYPQRLRKNNMDKQFTKFLEVFKKLHINIPFAEALEKMPSYVKFMKDILSKKRKMEDFETVALTEECSAILQKKLPPKLRDPGIFKRLQLGEAKPTTVTLQLTDRSLAHPRGVIEDVLVKVDKFIFPADFIVLDMEEDSNVPIILGRPFLATGQALIDVQKGELKL, encoded by the exons ATGGCTGAAACTCGGTCTTCTATTAGAAATTTGGAGACCCAAATGGGACAATTGGCTACTCTCATGGCTAATCGTGCCCAAGGTAACTTGCCTAGCACCACTGAAGTCAATCCGAAAGAGAATTGCAAGGCAATCACGTTAAGAAGTGGGAAGAATTATGTGGGACCAAGTGAGAAGCAGCCAGTTGAAGAAGTGGGTCAGGATCAACAGGCACAGGCACCGACACAAAAGGAAAAGAAGCACAGTGAGAAGAAGGCTACTGAAGGCATACCAACAAAAGAAGCTTCGCCACCAATTAGTATTGAGCATCACATAAAGATTCCCTACCCCCAAAGGCTCCGTAAGAACAACATGGACAAGCAGTTTACTAAATTCCTGGAAGTATTCAAGAAACTACACATCAACATTCCATTTGCGGAGGCCTTAGAGAAAATGCCGAGCTATGTCAAGTTCATGAAGGACATCttgtccaagaagaggaagatggagGATTTTGAAACTGTGGCATTGACAGAAGAGTGTAGTGCTATACTGCAAAAGAAGCTCCCTCCTAAACtgagagatcctggga TTTTCAAGAGATTGCAACTTGGTGAAGCCAAGCCCACAACTGTAACTTTGCAACTAACTGATCGTTCGTTGGCACATCCAAGAGGGGTAATTGAAGATGTCCTTGTCAAAGTAGACAAGTTTATTTTTCCTGCCGATTTCATAGTTCTTGACATGGAAGAGGATAGCAATGTTCCCATTATCCTTGGGAGACCCTTCTTGGCAACAGGCCAAGCACTTATAGATGTTCAGAAGGGTGAGTTGAAGTTGTGA
- the LOC133814465 gene encoding uncharacterized protein LOC133814465 — MTETRSSIRILEMQVGQLANMLNIRPQGNLPSNIVVNPKEQCQAITLRNGKEIEGPSLKVALTEECSVILQRKLPQKLQDQGSFTIPCTIGKFECKHALCDLGASINLMPLSVFRKLGFGEAKSTTITLQLADRSIKYPMGVIEDVLVKVDKFTFPADFIVLDMEEDTTVPIILGRPFLATGKALIDVQKGELRLRVQGEEVVFNVFKAMSYPRASDSCFNVDVIDEVVSKKRITNDPLELALALGDDNEEEDLETHEYVKWINSYGPYYKKKLKELGQGPECPIPSIEKPPFLELKSLPEHLCYVYLGKKETLPIIISSLLSKGEVEKLLRVLRAQKHAIG; from the exons ATGACTGAGACTAGATCCTCCATCAGAATTTTGGAAATGCAAGTGGGGCAGCTggccaatatgttgaatattaGGCCTCAAGGGAATTTGCCTAGCAATATTGTGGTAAATCCTAAGGAGCAGTGTCAAGCTATCACTTTGAGGAACGGGAAAGAAATTGAGGGTCCTTCTCTAAAAG tggcacttactgaAGAGTGCAGTGTAATTCTCCAAAGGAAACTTCCACAAAAGCTTCAAGATCAGGGGAGTTTTACTATCCCTTGTACTATAGGGAAATTTGAATGCAAACACGCTCTTTgtgatcttggagcaagtatcaaTCTCATGCCTCTATCTGTTTTTCGGAAGCTAGGTTTTGGTGAGGCAAAGTCTACTActattactcttcagctcgcgGATCGATCAATCAAGTACCCAATGGGAGTTATTGAAGATGTGCTAGTCAAGGTAGACAAGTTTACTTTTCCAGCGGATTTCATTGTTCTAGACATGGAGGAGGATACAACGGTTCCCATTATTCTTGGGAGACCATTTTTGGCTACCGGGAAAGCCCTCATTGATGTGCAAAAGGGTGAGTTGAGGTTGAGAGTTCAAGGGGAAGAAGTGGTCTTTAATGTATTTAAGGCTATGTCTTATCCAAGAGCAAGTGATAGTTGCTTTAATGTTGATGTGATTGATGAGGTGGTTTCGAAAAAGAGGATTACCAATGATCCTCTTGAATTGGCTTTGGCGTTGGGTGATGATAATGAAGAGGAGGATTTGGAGACTCATGAGTATGTGAAATGGATCAATTCTTATGGTCCATATTACAAGAAGAAACTTAAAGAATTGGGGCAAGGGCCTGAGTGCCCCATACCATCTATTGAGAAGCCTCCATTCCTTGAGTTGAAGTCTTTACCGGAGCATCTTTGTTATGTGTACTTGGGGAAGAAAGAAACGCTGCCTATTATTATTTCTTCATTGCTGTCAAAAGGTGAAGTAGAaaaacttttgagggttttgagggcTCAAAAACATGCTATTGGGTAG